The window CCGGCATGGCGCCCCACAGCTGGGCCAGGGCGACGTGGTCGTACGCGGCGTACCAGGCCCAGAGCTCCAACTGCTCGCCCGGGCGGTCGCGGACCGGCTCGACGAGGAAGTCGTACAGCTCGTCGCGGATGCGCTCCCGGGAACGCCAGGCGCGGTTCGCCGGGGAGGGCAGCTTGTCGAGCACGTTGCGGCGCACCCAGGGCACGGCCCGCGAGTCGTCGAACTCGGTCGAGACGGCGTAGAACTCACGGCCGTACTCGTCGACGACGCCGATCGACACGAGGTCGACGAGCCGGCCGTCCTCGATGAACTCGCAGTCGTAGAAATAGCGGTAGACCATCGCCCGTCATCCTCGCCCACGCCCTCGGCGGCGCGACGACCGGGGCGGTCGGAACGCCTCCCACCGCGCCGGTCGTCGCAGCTCGGGAGTGTCACGGAAGTGATTTGAGGGGTGTACAGCAAGCGACCGGACCGTCATGATCTGATGTGTACCGCTACCGGACGCCGAACCGGTGTCAGTTCACCTCGTCGAGGGCCTTCAGGTTCACCCGGTGAGCGAGTTGTGGTCCTTGACCGGGGAGGGGTTGGACCGTGGAGATGCGCCTGCCGGAGCCTGGTGACGCGCTCACGGGCGTGGAGATGTTCGCCGGGCTGGAGCCGGAGGTCCGGCAGCGGGTGATCGCCGCGGCGGTCCCCCGCACATACCGCAAGGGCCAACTGCTCTTCGTCGAGAACGACCCCGGCGAGTCCCTCATCGTCCTGCGTCGGGGCGCGGTCGCGGTCTTCCGCACCGCGCCGACCGGCGAACGCGCCGTCCTGTCGGTCATCCGTCCGCCGGACGTGCTGGGCGAGGTCTCCCTGCTCGACGCCTCCACCCGCTCCGCCTCGGCCGAGGCGATCGAGGACTGCGCCGCGCTCGCGCTGTCCCGGGGCGCGTTCATGGAGCTGGTGCACTCCAACCCGCGCATCCTCGACGCGGTGATGCGCTCGCTCGGCGGGCTGATCCGCCGGCTGACCGAGCAGAACGCCGACCACGTCTTCCTGGACCTGCCCGGCCGGGTGGCCAAGACCCTGGTCCGGCTGGCCGGCGAGAGTCAGGCCCCGATGATCACCATCGAGCTCAACCAGAGCCAGCTCGCGGAGATGGCCGGCGGCTCGCGACAGAGCGTCAACCAGGCGATCGGGTCGTTCGCCAACCGGGGTTGGCTGCGCACCGAGGGCCGGCGCATCGTGGTCACCGACGTCGCGGCGCTGCGCCGCCGCGCCGGCATGAGCGAGCGCTGAGGCGTACGCGAAAAAGGGCCGGAGCAGCCGCTCCGGCCCTTTCGTGCGGGGTGTCAGGGAGTGTTGCTGCCCGGCCCGACCCAGTTGGTGCTGCCCGGCCCGACCCACTCCGTGCCGTCCTTGCCGCCACCGGACTGCTCGCTGACGATCCCCTGCGCCTGGAGCGCGGCCAGCGTGGCGGCGTCCACGTCGACGGAGTCGCCCGCGAGGTGGCTGACCCCGCTGCCGTCGGTCCAGTCGCTCTGCAACATCACGTACACCATCGGGAATCCCCCTGTGGTCAATGGTCGACATTCAGCCGCCTGACTGTAACCGTAGGGCCGCCCGGTGGACTGTCCACAAGCCAACAGCCCGGTACCCGACAGCTGGGCGGACGGCGATACTGACACCGGAACGGTGCCGATCACGGCACCGGCGGGATCGCGAGTGGAGGGCGTCATCGCCACGCAGTGTGACCGCTGTGGACGCACGGCCGCCGCGGGCGACCGCTTCTGCGGCGGCTGCGGCAACGAGCTGGGTGCGGTCTGTCCGCACTGCCTGCGCCCGCTCGCCCAGGACGTGGCGTTCTGCACCTCCTGCGGCGCCGCCCGGCCGGGGAGCGAGCGACAGCCGGCCCCGCAGGAGGACCGCCGCCGGGTCAGCGTGCTCTTCGTCGACCTGATCGACTTCACCCCGTACGTCGAACGGGCCGACCCGGAGCTGGTCCGCGGCATGCAGACCGGGTTCTTCTCGGCCGCCCGTCGCGTCGTGGGGCAGTACGGCGGGGTGGTCGAGAAGTACATCGGCGACGCGGTGATGGCCCTGTTCGGCGCGCCCGTGGCGACCGAGACCGACGCGCTGCGCTGCGTGCGGGCCGGGCTGGAGCTGCAACGGGTGCTGACCCGCTTCGCCCCCACCGGCGCCGACGCGCTGCGCTTCCGGGTCGGGGTGGCCACCGGCGAGGCGCTGGTCGACGTCGCCGCCGCCCGCGACGGCGGCCAGGCGATCGTGGCCGGCGACGTGGTCAACACGGCCTCCCGGATGCAGTCGGTCGCGCCGCCGGGCGGGGTGCTGGTCTGCGGCGTGACGCATGCCCTCACCCGGGACGCGATCCGCTACTCGGAGCAGCCGCCGGTCACCCTGCGCGGGCGCTCCACGACGACCGAGGTGTGGCTGGCCCTGTCCCCGGTCCGCCGGCAGCCGACGGACCGGCAGCCGGACGTCACGCCGCTGATCGACCGCGAACACGAGCTGGGGATGCTGGTCAACGCCCTGCACCGGTCGCTGCGCGACCGCCGCCCGCAGGTGGTGACCGTCTTCGGCCGGGCCGGGCTGGGCAAGAGCCGGCTGGTCCGGGAGCTGTACCGGCACGTGGACCAGCTGGTAGACGAGCCGCTGACCTGGCGGATCGGGCGGTGCCCGCCGTTCGGCGAGAACGTGACGTTCGCGGCGCTGGCCGACATCGTCAAGTCCGAGGCCGGCATCCTGGACACCGACCCGGCGTCGAGCGCCGCCCAGCGGCTCGCCTCGGCCGTCGGCGAGCTGGTCGGCCCAGGCGAGCGGCAGCGCCTCGTCGACGCCCTGCGGCCCCTCGTCGGGCTGCCGGGGACCGCGCTGCCGGCCGAGGAGACCGGGTCGGCGTGGCGGCGCTTCCTGCTCGCCCTGGCCGCCCGACGGCCGACCGTGCTGGTCTTCGAGGACCTGCACTGGGCCGACGACGCGATGCTGCGCTTCGTGGAGCTGCTCGGCACCGCCGCCCGGGACGTCCCGCTGCTGCTGCTCTGCACCGCCCGGCCGGAACTCGTCGACCGGGACCCGAGCTGGGCGGGGACGATCACCGGCTCGGTGACCATCACCCTGCCCCCGCTGCGGGACACGGGCATCGCCGCGCTCTACGCCCACATGTTCGGCCGGGCGGCCTTCTCCGCCGACATGCTCAGCCCGCTGATCGAGGTCGCCGGCGGCAACCCGCTCTACGCCCACGAGTACGTCCGGATGCTGATCGAGCAGGGCGCGCTGCGCCAGTCCGTGCGGGGCTGGTCGCTGGAGAAGCACCTCGACCTGCCGATGCCGGAGAGCGTGCACGCCGTCATCGCCAACCGCATCGACCTGCTCGACGCCAAGGAACGCACGGTGCTGCTGGCCGCCGCCGTGGTCGGCGTGCAGTTCTGGCCGGGGGCCGTGGCCGCCGCGCTCGGGCAGCCCGTCGAGTCGGTGGAGCGCGCGCTGCGCCGGCTGGAGCAGCGGGACTTTGTGCACGAGCAGGCCGCCTCCACGATGGCCGGGCAGCCCGAGTACCGGTTCCGGCACGTGCTGGTGCGCGACGTCTGCTACCAGCGGCTGCCCCGCACCGAGCGGGTGGCGCGGCACGAGCGGACGGCGCAGTGGCTGGACATGCTCTCGCAGAGCCGGGACACGGACCTGGCGGAGGTGCTGGCCCACCACCGGTGGGCGGCCCACGAGATCGCCCGGTCGCTGGGCATGGAGATGGCCCGGTTCGCCGGCCCCGCCCGGGCCGCGCTGCACCGGGCGGCCCGCCGGGCGTACGCGCTGCACAGTCTCGACGTCGCGGCGAGCCACGCGGGCCGGGCGCTCGGGCTGGCCGACGACTCCGACCCGCTCGACCGGCTCCAGCTCGAGCTGCTCAGCACCGAGATCTCCTTCTACCGCGACGGCAACGTCTTCCTCTCCGGCGGCGGGCCCGAGCAGGTGCAGGCGCTCGCCGACCGGCTGCTGGCGCACGACGACGACGCCTGCGCGGCGCGCGCCTGGACGCTGCTCGGTCAGGCCGCGTGGCTGCGCGCCGACCGGGCCGCCGCGCTCGCCTGCCTGGACCGGGCCGTCGAGCTCTTCGACCCGCTGCCGGACAGCCCGCAGAAGGCGGACGCCTACGCCGAACTGGGCCGGCTGCACATGCTCAACTATGAGCGTGATCCGGCGGTCGCCGCAGCCGACCGGGCGGCGGAGATCGGTGAGCGGCTGAGGCTGACCGAGACCCGCACCAACGCCCGGATCACCTCGGCAATCGCCCGCTACCAGGCGGGTGACCGGTCCGGCCTGGACGACCTGCACGCGATCGTCGAGCTCAGCCGCGCCAACCAGCTGATCGCCCTGCCCCGGGCCATGCAGAACCTCGCCTACGCCGTCTGCGAGGAGGGCGACTGGCTGCGCTCGGACGCCCTGCTCTCGTCGTCGCCAACCCGCAAGGCCAGCGGGCAGACGCTGACCACGAGCTACTCGGCCGAGGCGATGCGCGCCTGGTTCGAGGGCGACTTCGACCGGCTGCTGGCCGCCGCCGAGGCATTCGTGGACACCCCGACCGGCAGCTGGGACATGCAGGTCCGCGGCCTGCGCTCCTGCCTGCTGGTACTGCGCGGCGAGCGGGTGCCGCAGGCGCGCTCCCACTCGGACGACGACGCCGCCGCCACGTTCAGCGACGACGTGGCGGCCGCGCTCGACGCCGCCCGGCGCAGCGGTTTCCACCGGCCGCACTGGACGATGCTGGGGATGGGCGCGCTCTGCCGGGCCCTGCAGGGACGCCGGCAGGAGGCGACGGCGCTGATCGACGAGCTGGCCGACTCCTGGTCGGTGGTGCCCGCCATCGCCAGCGGCGAGTGGATCCCGGCGGCCGGGTACGCGGCCAGCCTCGCCGGGCGGGAAGCGGCGGCACGGGTACGCGCGATGCTGGACCGGGTGGGTCACCGCACACCCTGGTCCGAGGCGGCGCGCCGGACGGTGGCCGGTGCGCTGGCCGCCGCTGACGGCGACCACCGGCGGGCCGCCGAGCTGCACCTGGCCGGCGCCGAGATCTACGCCGGCATCCCGGACGTGACGGACCGGATGCTGGCGTTGACCTTCGCGACGGTGGAGCTGGAGCGGGCCGGCGAGTCGACGGCGGGCCGCCCGGAGCTGGCCGAGCTGCGCGCCTTCGCGCTGCGCAACCACGCCCCCGTCCTGCTGGACCTGGCCCGCCCCCCGACGACCGCCGCCGACACCGCCCTGGCCTGCTGACCGGGCGACGCGGGCGGGCGGCCCGTCAGGCGGGGACCGGCTCGCGGGGGACCGGGCCGGCGGGCGGGCTCTTGGCCTTCTGGGCGTACATGTCGACGTACTCGCGGCCGGAGAGCTCCATCAGCTCGTACATGATCTCGTCGGTCACCGCGCGCTCGACGTACCGGTCACCGGCCATCCTGGCGTAGCGCGAGAAGTCCAGCGGCGGGCCGAACCGGATCCGCACCCGGGCGATCTTGGGGATCAGCTTGCCGGGCGGCTGGATCTCGTCGGCGTTGAGCATCGCCGTCGGGATGACCAGGGCGCCGCTCTCCAGGGCCAGCCGGGCCACGCCGGTCTTGCCCCGGTAGAGCCGGCCGTCCGGCGAGCGGGTGCCCTCGGGATAGATGCCGGCGATGCCACCGGCGCGCAGTACCCGCAGCTGGGTGTCCAGGGCCGCCCTGGCCGCCCGGCCGCCCGAGCGGTCGACCGGGATGGTGCCGGAGCCGACGAAGAACATCTTCGTCAGCCAGCCCTTGACGCCCTTGCCGGTGAAGTACTCGGCCTTGGCGATGAACGTCACCCGCCGCTTCACGACCAGCGGCGTGAAGATCGAGTCGGAGAACGACAGGTGGTTGCTGGCGAGGATCACCGGCCCGGTGTCGGGCACGTGGTGCAGCCCCTCGACCTGCGGGCGGAAGACCAGCCTCAGCAGCGGGCCGAGGAGCACGTACTTCATCAGCCAGTACAGCACCGGCGTCCTTTCCAGAGGTGGTCGCGAGGCCGCCGCGTCGCCACGGGTCGTCGTGGGCATGAGCCTACGAACCCGATGCGTGCCGCCACAACGTGATCCGGCCCGCGTGGCGCGGAGCGTCCATTCCGGACAGCCGCAGCCGGGCGGCGGGCAGCCGGCGGGCGGGCGGTGTCGCCTGTCGACGTACCGCCGCCCGTCGCGGATACGGCGCGGGGCGACGGTCGGTCGGGACACCCGTCGGCCCCGCGCGAAGGCCTGCGGCACCTACGCTCGTGGTGTGCGGGTGGCCGGGGTGCGGCGGGGAGCGGGCAGGCTGGTCCGGCTGCCCCGGGCCGCCGTGCTGGACCTGCTCATCGGCGTCGCCGTCTCGGCCGTCGTGGCGGCGGCGATCACCGCGAACCTGGGCGGCGACCGGGGCCGCGACGTCCCCGCCTACCTGTTCGCCGTCGGGCTCGGCGCGCTCGTGCTCCTGCGCCGCCGCGCGCCGACCACCGTGCTGGTGGTGAGCGCCGCCGGCCTGGTCGCCTACTACGTGGCCGGCTACCCGCCGGTCGGGCTGGCCCTCCCCCTCGCCGCGGCGCTCTACTCGGCGGCCGAGGCCGGGCAACTGCGCTGGGCGGTGCTCGTGGGGCTCGGCCTGCTCGTCGTCTCCACCGCTTTCCGCACGGCGGACGGCGCGAGCGTCGCGTACCTCATCGGCTTCGAGCTGGCCTCCAGCGTCGCCATCATGGCCGCCGCGGTCGCCCTCGGCGACGGGGTCCGGTCCCGGCGGCTGCGGCGCCGGGAGCAACGGTGGCGGTTGCGGCAACTGGAACGCGACCACGCCCGGGAGGCGGCGCGCCGCGTCGAGGAGGAACGGCTCCGGATCGCCCGGGACCTGCACGACGTCATCGCCCACCACATCTCCGTCATCTCGCTGCACGCCGGCGTGGCCGACGAGTCCCTCGACGACGACCCGGCAACCGCCCGTGCCGCCCTGGGGCACGTCCGCTCGGCCACCACCCAGGTCGCCCGGGAGCTGCGCACCACCCTCGGTCTCCTGCGCGACCCGGCCGTGGCCGAGCCCCGGCAACCGGTGGCGGGGCTGGCCGGGCTGGACGCCCTGGCCGCCGGCGCGCGGGCCACCGGGCTGCGGATCGCCGTCCACCGGCAGGGCGAGCTGACCGGGCTGCCCGCCGCGGTCGACTCGACCGCCCACCGGCTGATCCAGGAGGCGCTGACCAACACCCTGCGCCACGCCGGCGCGAGCACCGTCGAGATCGACGTCGTCCGTGGCCCCGGCACCCTCGCCGTCGCCGTCCGCGACGACGGCCGTGGGCAGCGCCAGGACACCCCGCGCGGGTACGGGCTCGGCGGCATGCGGGAGCGCACCGCCCTGCTCGGGGGCACCGTCACCGCCGGCAACCGACCCGGCGGCGGCTTCGAGGTACGCGCCGAACTACCCCTGGGAGGGACCACGTGATCCGGGTGGGACTCGTCGACGACCAGCACCTGGTCCGCGCGGGGCTGCGCGCGCTGCTGAACCGGGCGCCGGACATCGAGGTCGTCGGCGAGGCGGGCGACGGCGACGCGGCGTACCGGCTGGCGGTCACCGAGCGGCCGGACGTCCTGCTGATGGACGTCCGGATGCCGGGCACGGACGGCATCGAGGCCACCCGGCGGATCGTCGCCGACGAGCGGCTGACCGGCGTACGGGTCGTCGTGCTCACCACGTTCGACACCGACGAGTACGTCTTCGAGGCGATCCGGGCCGGCGCGTCCGGCTTCCTGCTCAAGGACACCGGCCCCGACGAGCTGCGGGGAGCGGTGCGGATCGTCCGGGCCGGGGAGGCGCTGCTCTCCCCCGCGGTGACGCGGCGGGTCATGGCGGCGGTGCGCGCCGGCGGGCGGGAGCCGGACCCGGCCCGGCTGGGCTCGTTGACCGCCCGGGAGCGGGAGGTGCTGGCCGAGGTCGCGGCCGGCCGGTCGAACGACGAGATCGGCGCGGTCCTGCACATCAGCCCGGCGACCGCCCGGACGTACGTGAGCCGGCTGCTGGCCAAGCTGCACGCCCGGGACCGCTCGCAGCTCGTCGTGGCGGCGTACGAGAGCGGCCTGGTGCGGCCCGGCTCACCGCCCGGCCCGGGCTGACCGGCGCTCGGCGCGCTCGCCGGCACCGGCGGCCCCTCGGGCGGCACGGCGCCGCAGGCGGGCTCCGTTGAAAAACATTCAGCAAGAACGGACATAAATCCCCGGTCGCGACCTGCGGCAGGGCCTCTGACTTCGTACGCCGCGCCACAAGGCACTCCCGGAACGGGGTCCGGACGTGTCACGATTCAAGGCACGGCGTGCGGGTCGGCGCCGAGGGGGCTCAGGCGGCCGCGCCGCGGGCGCGTGATGAGGAGGATGTCCGGTGTCAGCGGGTGGGGCCCGCCGGGGACGGCGGGACAACGGGCTCGACGCGAGCGAGTACGCCATCGCCGGCGACGTGGATCCGCGCGTCGGTGAGCACCTGCTCGACGTCCTGGCCGCCGGTGGGATCGCCGCCTACCTCCAGCCCTCGGCCGACCTGAACCCGGTCACCCGCACCACCACCGTCCCGCCCCGCCCCGTCGACCGGCTCTACGTCGACCGGTCGCACCTGACGACCGCGCGGGACTACCTGACCCAGCTCGCGGACGAGACGGCCCCCGAGAAGCCCCGCGAGGACGAGCCGGACATCGAGGCCGAGTGGGCCCGTATCGTCGCCGGCTTCCACACCACCGCCCCCCGCGGTGGCGACAACCCGTGGCCCGCCGCCGAGGACGTGGACGACCCGCCCGGGCCCGCCGGCGGCCCGGTGACGCTCGGCACGCCCGACGAGCCCGCCGGGCCGACCGCCACCGACGTGCGACGGTTGCCGTACGCGGCCGACATCTCGGGCGTCTCCCTGTCGCGGGGCCGGCAGGACGAGCCGTCGCTGCTCGACGGGCTGGACACCTTCGGCGCGGACCTGCCCGACGACGAGGCGGAGGACGAGCGCTACACCCCGCCGCCGCCCCCGCCCCTGCCGCGCTTCTCGAAGTACACGGTGGTCGGGGTGCTGGCCATCGTGGTCGGCTTCGTGCTCTTCCTGTTCCCGTCGCTCTTCCCGGTGGCCGACCCGTCGGTGGTCAACCTGTTCGGGTTCACCGGCATCCTGGCCGGCTTCGTCTCGCTGATCTGGCGGCTGCGCCCCGGTGGCGACGACGACGAGCGCGACCCGGACGACGGCGCGGTGGTCTGACCGGCGACCCGTCCGCCGACTCTCCTGCCCGCATCCCGGGACGACGGACGCCCCGAGCCCGGTGCGCAACACTGGTGTAACTTACTGTCAGTAGGAATACCGCTGTCCGTCACATCCCTCGCTGACTGCCCGGTTGTTCCTCCGCTGCGGCGGTCACTCCCTGCTGATCGGAATGCCCGAGATGCGACAGAGTTCCCTCGTGGTGGTGGCCAACCGCCTGCCCATCGACGACAGTGTGGCGCCCGACGGTGCCTGCGAATGGCGCCGCAGTCCCGGCGGCCTGGTCAGCGCCCTCCATCCCCTCCTGCGACACACTCCGGCGACGTGGGTGGGGTGGGCCGGCGGCACCGGCCCGGCGCCGGCGCTGCCCGACGTGGACGGCGTCCGCATGCACACCGTTGCGCTGACCGCCGACGACCTGCGCGACCACTACGAGGGCTTCGCCAACGCCACCCTCTGGCCGCTCTACCACGACTCCGTGGAACAACCGGAGTACCACCGCAGCTGGTGGGAGGCGTACCAACGGGTCAACCAGCGGTTCGCCAAGGCCACGGCCGACGTGGCCGAGCCCGGCGCGGTGGTCTGGGTGCAGGACTACCACCTGCAACTGGTGCCCGGCCTGCTCCGGGAGCTGCGGCCGGACCTGCGGATCGGCTTCTTCCTGCATGTGCCGTTTCCACCGCCCGAGCTGTTCATGCAGCTCCCGCGCCGGGCCGAGCTGCTGCGCGGGATGCTCGGCGCCGACCTGATCGGCTTCCAGCGCTCCCAGGCCGCGCACAACTTCGCCCAACTGGTGGCGAAGGTGCTGGACGTCCCCGCCACCGACCGGCGGATCACCGTCGACGACCGGGTGGTCCGGATCGGCGCCTTCCCGGTCTCCATCGACACCGCCGAGATGGCCGCGCTGGCCGCCCGGCCCGACGTCGCCGACCGGGCCAGCCGGCTGCGCCGCGACCTCGGCAGTCCCGAGCAGGTGATCCTCAGCGTCGACCGGATGGACTACACCAAGGGCATCGAGCAGCGGCTCAAGGCGTACAGCGAGCTGATCGCCCACGGGCACGTCAAGGTGCGCGACACCGTGCTCGTGCAGGTGGCGGTGCCCAGCCGGGAACGGGTCGGGCAGTACCAGATCCTCCGCGAACGGGTGGAGCGCGAGGTCGGGCGGATCAACGGGGAGTTCGGCCGGGTCGGCGAGCCGGCGATCCACTACCTGACCCAGCCGTTCGACCGCGCCGAACTGGCCGCGCTCTACCGCGTCGCCGACGTGATGGCGGTGACCCCGCTGCGTGACGGGATGAACCTCGTCGCCAAGGAGTACGTCGCCGCCCGGGTGGACGACACGGGCGCGCTGCTGCTCAGCGAGTTCGCTGGCGCCGCCGCCGAGCTGCCGCAGGCGTACCTGGTCAACCCGCACGACCTGGAGGGGCTCAAGCAGGGGCTGCTCGCGGCGCTGCGGGCGGGCCCGGACGACCTCGGCGCGCGGATGCGGGCCATGCGGGCACACCTGCACCGGCACGACATCCGCGCGTGGGCCCGCTCCTACCTCTCCGCCCTCGACGAGAGCGGCTCGCTGCTGACCCGACTGGGCGCCGCCGGCTGAGGCCGCCGGCCCGGCCCGGGGCGGTCAGGGTCGGCTGGTCGGTCACGTTCGGCCGGTCGGGCCGGGGCGTCAGGGCCGGCCGGTCGGCGCGGGGTCCTTCTCCAGCCAGTCCAGGATCGCGTCGACCGGCTCCCGCCACCGGGCGTCGAGCATCATGTCGTGCCCCATGCCGGGGAAGAGCAGCGGGGCTGAGCCGTACCGCCGGGCCGCCCGGGTCAGCGCCGACGACGGCACGATCCGGTCGTCGGGGCTGCCCAGCACCAGCACCGGCGGGTCGCCCACCGCCGGCTCGGCGGCCCGCCCGGTCAGCAGCTGCCACTGGGCGCGCCGGCCGGCCCGCCCCAGCCGGCCCGCGTAGCCCCGGGCCTCCGCCTCGGGCAGCTCCCGGCTGAACAGCTGCCGGCGGTGTAGCCGCAGCGGCCCGCCGAACACCGCCGGCAGCGTGCCGACCGGATTGCGGCGCAGCGCCGCCCCGAACGTCGCCCAGCCGCCGAACACCGGCGCGACCAGCACCGCGGCCCGGGCCGGGTAGCGGGCCAGCGCGTGGGCCACCACGAGCGCCCCGGCGCCGTGCCCCACCAGCACCGCCTGGCGCGGCAGGCCCGCCGCCGCCTGGGTCACGTCGTGGGCGTACGCCCGCAGCGTCGCCTCCGGCGCCGGCCCGCTGTCGCCGTGCCCGCGCAGGCTCAGCGCGTACGCCGGGAAGCCCCGGGACGCGGCGTGGCCGAGCCAGTGCTCGGCGAACGCCCAGGCGCCGTGCCCGAAGCCCGGTACGAAGAGCAGCGGCGGACGTCCCTGTTCCACCTCGGGGGTCGCGCCGAGCACCTCACGCCGGACCGGGCGGACCGGGCGGGCCCACTCCCGCCCGCGCATGATCCGCACCTGACTCACTGTTCCGGCCTTTCGTTCGCGACTGCGGGGCTCCGCTGCGCTGCACTCCTCGCGCTCACCGCGCCCACCCTTCGTTCGCGACTGCGGGGCTCCGCTGCGCTGCACTCCTCGCGCTCACCGGGAAGCCTCCAGGTCGAGCAGCGCGCGTTGGACCGCGCGCAGGTAGTCGGCGTGGCCCACCTCGAACCAGTGCCGGCTGCTGTCCTTGACGGGCCCGGCGTAGCGCTCCCCCGCCTTCGCCGACACCCGGGCGGCGAAGGCCGCCGCCCGGTCGGGACGGGTCACGCGCAGCCGCAGCAGCCGGGCGAAGAGCACCGACTGCCAGTGCGACAGGGGGAAGATGCCCGAGTCCGGCTGCACCAGCCCGGCCACGGCCAGCGTGGGACGACCGGGGACGAAGGCGTTCAGCCAGAGCTTCGGGCGGCCCTCCCCCGCGTCGTCGCCGAGCACCTTCGGGTCGAGGAACTCGAAGCGCGGCAGGTACCCGGTGGCGAAGACGACCAGGTCCGGGTCGATCTCCCGGCCGTCGGAGAGCTCGACGGCGTACGGGTGGAAGCGGACGACGTCCGGCACCGGCGCGATCCCGCCGTGGCCCACGTAGTAGACGAGCTGGCTGTTGGCGATCGGGTGCGTCTCGTAGACCCGGTGGTCGGGCTTCGGCAGGCCGAACCGGGTCAGGTCGCCGACGGTCAGCCGCAGCGTCCAGTGGTAGAGCCACTGCCGCACCCGCAACGGCACGCGCAGCGCCAGCAGCGCGTCGTTGACCTGGTCGGCGGGGCGGCCGAGGACGTACTTCGGGGCGTACCAGTAGCCCCGGCGGGTCGAGTGCCAGCAGCGCGACGCCTGCTGGGCGGCCTCGACGGCGATGTCGCAGCCGGTGTTGCCGGCGCCCACCACCAGCACCCGCTTGCCGCGCAGTTGCGCCGGGTCCTTGTAGGACGAGGCGTGCATGACCTCGCCCCGGAACTCCTCCAGCCCCTCGTAGCGGGGCAGCTTCGGCGACCAGTTGTGGCCGTTGGCGATCACCACGGCCGCGTAGCGGGAGGTGCGTTCCGGGCCGTAGCCGCCGGTGCTGCGGGTGGTCACGTCCCAGCGGTCACCGGCCACGGGCTCCACCCGGACGACCTCGGTGCCGAACCAGATGTGCCCGCGCAGGTCGAAGTGGTCGGCGTACCGCTCGAAGTACGACAGCAGCCGGCTGTGGTGCGGGTAGTCCGGCCAGTCGTCCGGCATCGGGAAGTCGGGGAACTGGGTGAACGGCCGCGACGAGATCAGGTGCGTGCTCGCGTACACCGGGCTGCGGTCGTGCCGCCAGTTCCAGGCGCCGCCGACGCCGGTCTCCCGCTCGTAGCAGTCGACGCCGAAGCCGTGTTCCTTCAGGTTCTTGATCGCCGTCAGACCGCTGGCCCCCGCGCCGACGACGCAGACGGTGTCGCCCCGGTCGGAGACCGGCCGGCCGTCGCGGGTCAGGGCGAGAGTGCTCGCCTCCGGGTCGGGCCGGCCGTGGTCGGTGGAGGTGGACACCGGGATCTCCTTTTGTGCGGCACGAGTGCCGGGTCGCGCAGCATCCTCTCCACAACGGAGCGGGTTGTCCAGCCCCGGCCGCGACGGACGGTCAGTCGGCGGCCGGCAGCAGCAGGTCGACCAGGACCGGGAAGTGGTCGCTGGCGCGGCGGGTCTGCGGGGTGTCCACCACGTCGTAGTCGACCACGGTGATCCTCGGATCGACGAAGAGGGCGTCGATGCGCCGCCGGGGGTCCGCGCAGGAGTAGGTGAGCCGGTCGGCCCGGTCCATCGCCACGGCGGCGTCGGACAGCCCGCGCGCCACAGTGGCCCAGGCCGGCCCGTCCGGCCCTTCGTTCAGGTCGGCCGCGGCGACCACCGGGCTGGTGGCGGCGTCCAGCTCGCGCTTGAACAGCGCGGCCTGCGCGGGCCGCTCGGCCGGGTCGGTGGACAGGTGCGACCCGGCCAGGGTG is drawn from Micromonospora sp. NBC_01740 and contains these coding sequences:
- a CDS encoding polyadenylate-specific 3'-exoribonuclease AS, which gives rise to MVYRYFYDCEFIEDGRLVDLVSIGVVDEYGREFYAVSTEFDDSRAVPWVRRNVLDKLPSPANRAWRSRERIRDELYDFLVEPVRDRPGEQLELWAWYAAYDHVALAQLWGAMPALPREIPRFTKDLRQLWDDRGRPPLPDADAARHDALVDARHNLARWRAMTGS
- a CDS encoding ATP-binding protein, producing MEGVIATQCDRCGRTAAAGDRFCGGCGNELGAVCPHCLRPLAQDVAFCTSCGAARPGSERQPAPQEDRRRVSVLFVDLIDFTPYVERADPELVRGMQTGFFSAARRVVGQYGGVVEKYIGDAVMALFGAPVATETDALRCVRAGLELQRVLTRFAPTGADALRFRVGVATGEALVDVAAARDGGQAIVAGDVVNTASRMQSVAPPGGVLVCGVTHALTRDAIRYSEQPPVTLRGRSTTTEVWLALSPVRRQPTDRQPDVTPLIDREHELGMLVNALHRSLRDRRPQVVTVFGRAGLGKSRLVRELYRHVDQLVDEPLTWRIGRCPPFGENVTFAALADIVKSEAGILDTDPASSAAQRLASAVGELVGPGERQRLVDALRPLVGLPGTALPAEETGSAWRRFLLALAARRPTVLVFEDLHWADDAMLRFVELLGTAARDVPLLLLCTARPELVDRDPSWAGTITGSVTITLPPLRDTGIAALYAHMFGRAAFSADMLSPLIEVAGGNPLYAHEYVRMLIEQGALRQSVRGWSLEKHLDLPMPESVHAVIANRIDLLDAKERTVLLAAAVVGVQFWPGAVAAALGQPVESVERALRRLEQRDFVHEQAASTMAGQPEYRFRHVLVRDVCYQRLPRTERVARHERTAQWLDMLSQSRDTDLAEVLAHHRWAAHEIARSLGMEMARFAGPARAALHRAARRAYALHSLDVAASHAGRALGLADDSDPLDRLQLELLSTEISFYRDGNVFLSGGGPEQVQALADRLLAHDDDACAARAWTLLGQAAWLRADRAAALACLDRAVELFDPLPDSPQKADAYAELGRLHMLNYERDPAVAAADRAAEIGERLRLTETRTNARITSAIARYQAGDRSGLDDLHAIVELSRANQLIALPRAMQNLAYAVCEEGDWLRSDALLSSSPTRKASGQTLTTSYSAEAMRAWFEGDFDRLLAAAEAFVDTPTGSWDMQVRGLRSCLLVLRGERVPQARSHSDDDAAATFSDDVAAALDAARRSGFHRPHWTMLGMGALCRALQGRRQEATALIDELADSWSVVPAIASGEWIPAAGYAASLAGREAAARVRAMLDRVGHRTPWSEAARRTVAGALAAADGDHRRAAELHLAGAEIYAGIPDVTDRMLALTFATVELERAGESTAGRPELAELRAFALRNHAPVLLDLARPPTTAADTALAC
- a CDS encoding lysophospholipid acyltransferase family protein; the protein is MLYWLMKYVLLGPLLRLVFRPQVEGLHHVPDTGPVILASNHLSFSDSIFTPLVVKRRVTFIAKAEYFTGKGVKGWLTKMFFVGSGTIPVDRSGGRAARAALDTQLRVLRAGGIAGIYPEGTRSPDGRLYRGKTGVARLALESGALVIPTAMLNADEIQPPGKLIPKIARVRIRFGPPLDFSRYARMAGDRYVERAVTDEIMYELMELSGREYVDMYAQKAKSPPAGPVPREPVPA
- a CDS encoding Crp/Fnr family transcriptional regulator, with amino-acid sequence MEMRLPEPGDALTGVEMFAGLEPEVRQRVIAAAVPRTYRKGQLLFVENDPGESLIVLRRGAVAVFRTAPTGERAVLSVIRPPDVLGEVSLLDASTRSASAEAIEDCAALALSRGAFMELVHSNPRILDAVMRSLGGLIRRLTEQNADHVFLDLPGRVAKTLVRLAGESQAPMITIELNQSQLAEMAGGSRQSVNQAIGSFANRGWLRTEGRRIVVTDVAALRRRAGMSER